From the genome of Amycolatopsis sp. NBC_01488, one region includes:
- a CDS encoding sensor histidine kinase yields the protein MAFPARMRGRVPWRAAPAGGTRGGQVRGIGEERLVAGGQAAAAVVVALMAFLPVPADRDSGALRLGALACAAALVAIHLAAFAHGRVRRLEPALAAQALLAYLPMLPLGAPWSTAAGFFAGGLLLAARPARAVPGAVVACVLAGLVPARSGAPGWVDTVVAGTASSGVAALALFGLGVAARMVAAREGELRELQRSAVAEEHKRFSRDVHDLLGLSLSAITLKGELVDRLMLGRPERAKEELAELLTMSRRALADVRTIAAGYRELSLDDECRAAAAVLGAAGLRVTIARSGTGDLPPAVATTFAVVLREGVTNVVRHSTASWCAFSVSTEGGTAWLEIVNDGAGSAAGGAGSGSGLRNLCDRVGSLDGKLSVEVGADGTHRLVAAVPVACPGRARDELSA from the coding sequence GTGGCATTTCCGGCACGGATGCGGGGGAGAGTTCCGTGGCGGGCCGCGCCCGCCGGCGGCACGCGGGGCGGGCAGGTCCGCGGCATCGGCGAGGAGCGGCTCGTCGCGGGCGGGCAGGCGGCGGCCGCCGTCGTGGTCGCGCTCATGGCGTTCCTGCCCGTGCCGGCCGACCGGGATTCGGGGGCCCTGCGGCTGGGCGCGCTCGCCTGCGCGGCGGCGCTCGTGGCGATCCACCTGGCGGCGTTCGCCCACGGCCGCGTCCGCCGCCTCGAGCCGGCCCTGGCCGCGCAGGCGCTGCTCGCCTACCTGCCGATGCTGCCGCTGGGAGCGCCGTGGAGCACCGCGGCCGGGTTCTTCGCCGGGGGGCTGCTGCTGGCCGCCCGGCCCGCCAGGGCGGTCCCCGGGGCGGTCGTGGCGTGCGTCCTGGCCGGGCTGGTCCCGGCCCGGTCCGGCGCGCCGGGCTGGGTGGACACCGTCGTCGCCGGCACGGCGTCGTCCGGGGTGGCCGCGCTGGCGCTGTTCGGGCTGGGCGTGGCCGCGCGGATGGTCGCCGCGCGCGAGGGCGAGCTGCGGGAGCTGCAGCGCAGCGCGGTCGCCGAGGAGCACAAGCGGTTCTCCCGCGACGTCCACGATCTGCTCGGCCTGAGCCTGTCGGCGATCACCCTCAAGGGTGAACTCGTCGACCGGTTGATGCTCGGCAGGCCCGAGCGGGCCAAGGAGGAGCTGGCCGAGCTGCTCACGATGTCGCGGCGCGCGCTGGCCGACGTCCGGACGATCGCCGCCGGCTACCGCGAGCTGTCCCTCGACGACGAGTGCCGGGCCGCGGCCGCCGTGCTGGGCGCGGCGGGACTCCGGGTGACGATCGCCCGCTCCGGCACGGGGGACCTGCCACCGGCGGTCGCCACCACCTTCGCGGTGGTGCTGCGCGAAGGCGTGACGAACGTGGTGCGGCACAGCACCGCGAGCTGGTGCGCGTTCTCGGTGAGCACCGAGGGCGGGACGGCCTGGCTCGAGATCGTCAACGACGGCGCGGGCAGCGCCGCGGGCGGCGCGGGTTCCGGCTCCGGCCTGCGGAACCTGTGCGACCGGGTCGGGTCGCTGGACGGGAAGCTGTCGGTCGAGGTGGGCGCGGACGGCACCCACCGCCTGGTCGCGGCGGTACCGGTGGCGTGCCCCGGGCGAGCGCGGGACGAGCTGAGCGCGTAA
- a CDS encoding response regulator transcription factor encodes MIKVLLAEDMHMVRGALVALLNLESDIEVVAEVASGDQILPAAKSTQPDVAVIDIDLPGKDGLSAAIEIHESLPDVHTLILTSLGRPGTVRRALDAKVNGFLLKDSPSDKLANAVRSVAIGRRVIDSELALAAWETDDCPLTPREVEILSLAARGRNVADIAAELFLSAGTVRNYLAAVVTKLNARNRVHAIRIATEAEWL; translated from the coding sequence GTGATCAAGGTGTTGCTGGCCGAGGACATGCACATGGTCCGCGGCGCCCTGGTCGCACTCCTCAACCTGGAGTCCGACATCGAAGTGGTCGCCGAGGTCGCCAGCGGCGACCAGATCCTGCCGGCCGCGAAGTCGACCCAGCCCGACGTCGCGGTCATCGACATCGACCTGCCGGGCAAGGACGGGCTCTCCGCGGCGATCGAGATCCACGAGAGCCTGCCCGACGTCCACACCCTGATCCTGACCAGCCTCGGCCGGCCCGGCACGGTGCGCCGCGCGCTGGACGCCAAGGTGAACGGCTTCCTGCTCAAGGATTCGCCGTCGGACAAGCTGGCGAACGCGGTCCGCTCGGTGGCGATCGGACGGCGGGTCATCGACAGCGAGCTGGCGCTGGCCGCCTGGGAGACCGACGACTGCCCGCTCACCCCGCGCGAGGTCGAGATCCTGTCGCTGGCCGCACGCGGGCGCAACGTCGCCGACATCGCCGCCGAGCTCTTCCTTTCGGCGGGCACGGTCCGCAACTACCTGGCCGCGGTCGTGACGAAGCTGAACGCCCGCAACCGCGTCCACGCCATCCGCATCGCGACCGAAGCGGAGTGGCTCTAG
- a CDS encoding AraC family transcriptional regulator: MDEIVRQAVARAIVTMRGNLGERLTVDDLARAAMFSKFHFTRVFLRVTGLSPGRFLSALRLAEAKRLLATTSISVADISHQVGYNSVGTFSARFSGSVGVSPSGYRQLRGPAPRIADRTTRPGSGTTVRGQLRVSPSAEVGAVFVGLFAARIAEGAPARYAILRGPGPYALADVPLGSWYVLTHAFGCGAPDNQALRPYTGIAGPVTVHRGVTAGLADVQLRPRNGFDPPVLLALPDLRRPAVASPLAV; encoded by the coding sequence ATGGATGAGATCGTCCGGCAAGCAGTGGCACGCGCCATCGTGACCATGCGCGGCAACCTGGGTGAGCGGCTCACGGTCGACGACCTCGCCCGGGCCGCCATGTTCAGCAAGTTCCACTTCACCCGGGTGTTCCTGCGGGTCACCGGGCTGTCGCCGGGCCGGTTCCTCTCGGCCCTGCGGCTGGCGGAGGCGAAGCGCCTGCTCGCCACCACGAGCATCTCGGTGGCCGACATCAGCCACCAGGTCGGCTACAACAGCGTCGGCACGTTCAGCGCGCGGTTCAGCGGCAGCGTGGGCGTTTCGCCGTCGGGTTACCGGCAGCTGCGCGGCCCGGCGCCGCGGATCGCCGACCGGACCACCCGGCCCGGCTCCGGCACGACCGTGCGCGGCCAGCTGCGCGTCTCGCCGTCGGCCGAGGTCGGGGCGGTGTTCGTCGGGTTGTTCGCCGCCCGGATCGCCGAGGGCGCGCCGGCGCGGTACGCGATCCTGCGGGGACCGGGACCGTACGCGCTGGCCGACGTTCCGCTGGGCTCGTGGTACGTGCTCACCCACGCCTTCGGCTGCGGTGCACCCGACAACCAGGCGCTGCGGCCCTACACCGGCATCGCCGGGCCGGTGACCGTGCACCGCGGCGTCACGGCGGGCCTGGCCGACGTCCAGCTGCGGCCGCGCAACGGCTTCGACCCGCCCGTCCTGCTGGCGCTGCCGGACCTGCGCCGGCCGGCCGTGGCGAGCCCGCTGGCGGTCTGA
- a CDS encoding response regulator transcription factor: MIRVLVAEDMHIVRGALVALLRLEPDIDVVAEVASGLEILPAARATQAQVAVIDIDLPGKDGLTAAGELHVQLPACRTLILTSLGRPGTLRRALDAKVSGFLLKDAPPDKLANAVRGVLAGRRMVDGDLALAAWDSVDCPLTARELDVLRMTAQGYGTVEVAARLYLSAGTVRNYLTTVVAKLNARNRVDAIRIAEESGWV; the protein is encoded by the coding sequence GTGATCAGAGTGCTGGTTGCCGAGGACATGCACATCGTGCGGGGAGCACTGGTGGCGCTGCTGCGGCTGGAGCCCGACATCGACGTGGTCGCCGAGGTCGCCTCCGGGCTCGAGATCCTGCCCGCCGCCCGGGCCACGCAGGCGCAGGTGGCCGTCATCGACATCGACCTGCCCGGCAAGGACGGCCTCACCGCCGCCGGTGAGCTGCACGTACAGCTGCCCGCGTGCCGGACCCTGATCCTCACCAGCCTGGGCAGGCCGGGAACGCTGCGGCGGGCCCTGGACGCCAAGGTGAGCGGGTTCCTGCTCAAGGACGCGCCGCCCGACAAGCTCGCGAACGCCGTGCGCGGGGTGCTCGCCGGCCGCCGCATGGTCGACGGCGACCTGGCGCTGGCCGCCTGGGACTCCGTCGACTGCCCGCTCACCGCCCGCGAGCTCGACGTGCTGCGGATGACCGCGCAGGGCTACGGGACGGTGGAAGTCGCCGCGCGGCTGTACCTTTCCGCCGGGACAGTACGGAACTATCTCACGACCGTCGTCGCGAAACTCAACGCCCGCAACCGGGTCGACGCGATCCGCATCGCCGAGGAGTCCGGCTGGGTGTGA
- a CDS encoding sensor histidine kinase: protein MSPVAAREPAGGLSATAEPRGTTAVDRRPRLATYLTSAIIVVVVAGFGVTGVLTLLPRSVDVFHAGYAVAAVAGLLAIQLLWFSRPSARLDSTTSRVLLGVMVVLAYVPLLTFGIFWADMPDFVGGAVLLVLPSRFAWPALGAVCLSVVGVYRIFGASPLDTIYGGVIAAGFYSLVFYLLARLARMVNELHEARTELAQRAVAEQRLAFARDLHDLLGLSLSAIALKGELAHLLMRKSADRAKAELAEITAAAQRTLSDVRAVSHGYRELSLEKETRTAESLLSASDIAVRIHLDQGDLSVQARTLLAKVLREGVTNVLRYSDVEHCEIDVRHQDGRVTLEIVNDGVTADDPALTPDSTLTTLPEEVTALGGTATAKTGADGRFRLRVELPVPGRPGAPAAHSAERRSEAESKRIRRLLPVVMTLMGFGATVHVLELSARPWEVVLVVGSIVALLALQFSYFNRPATNLRSAQSYGMLFVQACLTYLPLLPLRADWVSVPGLLIGSALLVLPPVAGWVFFALNIAAYAEIQSVSGASATATVFYTAATVMTGLAVFGLLWLVRLVTELDNTRRRLAEMALAEERLRFARDLHDLLGMSLSAIALKSELTARLLPLDRGRATEELTEVLGLTRQALSDVRSVASGYRELSLDSESRTAKSVLAAADVRVRMEMLGDELPPPVRTVLAVVLREGVTNVLRHSKVECCEIAMRRTDTGVCLDIVNDGVERDGDRECPDVPAEAPSTPAVPAPRAAENGSGPADTSPGSGIGNLSHRVANLGGELTAGVEPDGRFRLRAVVPV, encoded by the coding sequence ATGTCTCCGGTCGCCGCACGCGAGCCCGCCGGCGGGCTCTCCGCGACCGCCGAACCGCGCGGGACCACCGCGGTCGATCGGCGCCCCCGGCTGGCCACCTACCTGACCTCGGCCATCATCGTCGTGGTCGTCGCCGGGTTCGGCGTGACCGGCGTCCTCACCCTGCTGCCGCGCTCGGTCGACGTCTTCCACGCCGGGTACGCCGTCGCGGCCGTCGCCGGCCTCCTGGCCATCCAGCTGCTGTGGTTCAGCCGCCCGTCCGCCCGGCTCGACTCGACCACCAGCCGCGTCCTGCTCGGCGTCATGGTCGTACTGGCCTACGTCCCGCTGCTGACCTTCGGCATCTTCTGGGCCGACATGCCCGACTTCGTCGGCGGGGCCGTGCTGCTCGTGCTGCCGTCCCGGTTCGCCTGGCCCGCGCTGGGCGCGGTCTGTCTCAGCGTCGTCGGCGTCTACCGGATCTTCGGCGCGTCGCCGCTGGACACCATCTACGGCGGGGTCATCGCGGCGGGCTTCTACAGCCTGGTCTTCTACCTGCTCGCCCGGCTGGCGCGGATGGTCAACGAGCTCCACGAGGCCCGCACCGAGCTGGCCCAGCGCGCGGTCGCCGAGCAGCGGCTGGCCTTCGCCCGCGACCTGCACGACCTGCTCGGGCTGAGCCTGTCCGCGATCGCGCTCAAGGGCGAGCTCGCGCACCTGCTGATGCGGAAGTCCGCGGACCGCGCCAAGGCCGAGCTCGCCGAGATCACCGCCGCCGCCCAGCGCACGCTGTCCGACGTCCGGGCCGTCTCCCACGGCTACCGCGAGCTGTCGCTCGAGAAGGAGACGCGGACGGCCGAATCGCTGCTGTCGGCGTCCGACATCGCCGTCCGGATCCACCTCGACCAGGGCGACCTGTCGGTGCAGGCCCGCACGCTGCTGGCGAAGGTGCTCCGGGAGGGAGTCACCAACGTCCTGCGCTACAGCGACGTCGAGCACTGCGAGATCGACGTCCGGCACCAGGACGGCCGCGTCACCCTCGAGATCGTCAACGACGGCGTGACGGCGGACGACCCGGCGCTCACCCCGGACAGCACGCTCACGACCCTGCCCGAGGAGGTCACCGCCCTCGGCGGCACGGCGACCGCGAAGACCGGCGCCGACGGCCGGTTCCGGCTGCGCGTCGAGCTCCCGGTGCCCGGCCGCCCGGGCGCCCCCGCCGCGCACAGCGCCGAGCGGCGGTCGGAGGCCGAGTCGAAGCGGATCCGCCGGCTCCTGCCGGTCGTGATGACCCTGATGGGCTTCGGCGCGACGGTGCACGTGCTGGAGCTGTCGGCCCGGCCGTGGGAAGTGGTCCTGGTCGTCGGCTCGATCGTGGCGCTGCTGGCCCTGCAGTTCTCCTACTTCAACCGGCCGGCGACCAACCTCCGCTCGGCGCAGAGCTACGGCATGCTGTTCGTGCAGGCCTGCCTGACCTACCTCCCGCTGCTGCCGCTGCGCGCCGACTGGGTCAGCGTGCCGGGCCTGCTGATCGGCAGCGCGCTGCTGGTCCTGCCGCCGGTGGCCGGCTGGGTGTTCTTCGCGCTCAACATCGCCGCCTACGCGGAGATCCAGTCGGTTTCGGGCGCGAGCGCCACGGCCACGGTCTTCTACACCGCGGCGACCGTGATGACGGGCCTGGCCGTGTTCGGGCTGCTGTGGCTGGTCCGGCTGGTCACCGAGCTCGACAACACCCGGCGCCGGCTGGCCGAGATGGCCCTCGCCGAGGAGCGGCTGCGCTTCGCCCGCGACCTGCACGACCTGCTCGGCATGAGCCTGTCCGCGATCGCGCTGAAGAGCGAGCTGACCGCCCGGCTGCTGCCCCTGGACCGCGGCCGCGCCACCGAGGAGCTGACCGAGGTCCTCGGCCTCACCCGGCAGGCCCTTTCCGACGTCCGGTCCGTGGCCAGCGGCTACCGGGAGCTGTCCCTCGACAGCGAGTCCCGCACCGCGAAGTCCGTGCTGGCCGCCGCCGACGTCCGGGTGCGCATGGAGATGCTCGGCGACGAGCTGCCGCCGCCGGTGCGCACGGTGCTGGCCGTCGTCCTGCGCGAAGGCGTCACGAACGTGTTGCGGCACAGCAAGGTGGAGTGCTGCGAGATCGCGATGCGCCGCACCGACACCGGGGTCTGCCTCGACATCGTGAACGACGGCGTCGAGCGCGACGGAGACCGGGAGTGCCCCGACGTCCCGGCCGAGGCGCCTTCGACGCCGGCGGTGCCCGCACCCCGGGCCGCGGAGAACGGCAGCGGGCCGGCCGACACGTCCCCGGGCAGCGGCATCGGCAACCTGTCGCACCGGGTCGCCAACCTCGGCGGAGAGCTCACCGCCGGCGTCGAGCCGGACGGCCGGTTCCGGCTGCGGGCGGTCGTCCCGGTCTGA
- a CDS encoding DUF899 family protein yields MTELTVPELDRPRAVAGAKYLFEGPDGRVALPELFGGRPRLAVHHAMPDHSGPDDVVATADIAAALDDPGLRLVLVSRAPYAKLAQYHRYLGRDVAAYSAAGTAFTADFPATRHVPGAVGGPWADEDSGLSFFRLEQGFLLHHGSVVVPRLDFLALLAGPDGFPPLPDQR; encoded by the coding sequence ATGACGGAGCTGACCGTGCCGGAGCTGGACCGCCCCCGGGCCGTCGCCGGGGCCAAGTACCTGTTCGAAGGCCCGGACGGGCGCGTCGCGCTGCCCGAGCTGTTCGGCGGCCGTCCGCGGCTGGCCGTGCACCACGCGATGCCCGACCACAGCGGACCCGACGACGTCGTGGCCACCGCCGACATCGCCGCCGCGCTGGACGATCCGGGGCTGCGGCTGGTGCTCGTCTCCCGCGCGCCCTACGCCAAGCTGGCGCAGTACCACCGGTACCTCGGCCGCGACGTGGCCGCCTACTCCGCGGCGGGCACCGCGTTCACCGCCGACTTCCCGGCGACCCGGCACGTGCCGGGCGCCGTGGGCGGCCCGTGGGCCGACGAGGATTCCGGGCTGAGCTTCTTCCGGCTGGAGCAGGGTTTCCTGCTGCACCACGGGTCGGTCGTCGTGCCACGCCTGGACTTCCTCGCCCTGCTCGCCGGCCCGGACGGGTTCCCGCCCCTGCCGGACCAGCGCTGA
- a CDS encoding L-threonylcarbamoyladenylate synthase: MARYFDLHPENPQRRSLGQIVEILRGDGLIAYPTDSCFALGCRPGNRGGLDRIRTIRKLDHRHHFTLVCQDFAQLGQFVHIDNAVFRAIKAATPGSYTFILPATKEVPRRLMHEKKKTVGVRIPDHRVTQALLAELGEPLLSSTLLLPGEGEPMTQGWQIKEELDHQLDAVLDSGDCGVEPTTVVDFSSGEPEILRVGAGDPTPFE, encoded by the coding sequence ATGGCACGCTATTTCGACCTGCACCCGGAGAACCCGCAGCGCCGGTCGCTGGGCCAGATCGTCGAGATCCTCCGCGGCGACGGCCTGATCGCGTACCCGACCGACTCGTGCTTCGCGCTCGGGTGCCGGCCGGGCAACCGCGGCGGGCTCGACCGGATCCGCACGATCCGCAAGCTGGACCACCGCCACCACTTCACGCTGGTGTGCCAGGACTTCGCCCAGCTGGGCCAGTTCGTCCACATCGACAACGCGGTGTTCCGCGCGATCAAGGCGGCGACGCCGGGCAGCTACACGTTCATCCTGCCCGCCACCAAGGAGGTGCCGCGGCGGCTGATGCACGAGAAGAAGAAGACGGTCGGCGTGCGCATCCCGGACCACCGCGTCACCCAGGCGCTGCTGGCCGAGCTCGGCGAACCGCTGCTGTCGAGCACGCTGCTGCTGCCCGGCGAGGGCGAGCCGATGACCCAGGGGTGGCAGATCAAGGAAGAGCTCGACCACCAGCTCGACGCGGTGCTGGACTCCGGCGACTGCGGCGTCGAGCCGACGACTGTCGTCGACTTCTCTTCCGGGGAGCCGGAGATCCTGCGCGTCGGCGCGGGCGATCCCACGCCGTTCGAGTGA
- a CDS encoding maleylpyruvate isomerase family mycothiol-dependent enzyme, which translates to MADVFTDLQTETDALTALAERHGYGPGPDTTAHFARLTSTARLVRLSTENPAAFGVTPQISYDTLDEAILTWLIEQRKANALLASAPPDLELPWSDGPLRPSVLAAAALTELFACGQDIADTLGVRPRRGDEIGHVAYYGVRSRDRAYRRHRLTPPGPFRFELRAPSGTVWEFGPEEAGDRVTGPAEDFCLLVTNRRHVEDLALTFTGEHTAEWLELLER; encoded by the coding sequence ATGGCCGACGTGTTCACGGACCTGCAGACCGAGACCGACGCGCTGACCGCGCTGGCCGAGCGCCACGGGTACGGGCCCGGCCCCGACACCACCGCGCACTTCGCCCGGCTGACGTCGACCGCGCGGCTGGTCCGGCTCAGCACCGAGAACCCGGCGGCCTTCGGCGTCACCCCGCAGATCTCCTACGACACGCTCGACGAAGCGATCCTGACGTGGCTGATCGAGCAGCGGAAGGCCAACGCCCTGCTCGCGTCCGCCCCGCCGGACCTGGAGCTGCCCTGGAGCGACGGACCGCTGCGCCCGTCGGTGCTCGCCGCGGCGGCGCTGACCGAGCTGTTCGCCTGCGGTCAGGACATCGCCGACACGCTCGGCGTCCGGCCGCGGCGCGGCGACGAGATCGGGCACGTCGCCTACTACGGCGTCCGGTCCCGGGACCGCGCCTACCGCCGCCACCGGCTGACGCCGCCCGGGCCGTTCCGGTTCGAGCTGCGGGCGCCGTCCGGCACGGTGTGGGAGTTCGGACCGGAGGAGGCCGGCGACCGCGTCACCGGCCCGGCCGAGGACTTCTGCCTCCTGGTGACGAACCGCCGCCACGTCGAAGACCTGGCACTGACGTTCACCGGCGAGCACACCGCCGAATGGCTGGAACTGCTGGAACGCTGA
- a CDS encoding YciI family protein codes for MKYLLAMYLNPEVLAGLSEQDMDGIMTGHQEFIRTIRESGEMIGTQALGPVAESSVVRVRGGLPAVTDGPFLESKEFLAGYYLVECADKARALELAAMIPDAAVEGLGIEVREIVFFADAETQSDFTGS; via the coding sequence GTGAAGTACCTGCTGGCGATGTACCTGAATCCCGAAGTGCTGGCCGGGCTGTCCGAGCAGGACATGGACGGCATCATGACCGGGCACCAGGAGTTCATCCGCACGATCCGCGAGTCCGGCGAGATGATCGGCACCCAGGCGCTCGGCCCGGTCGCCGAGAGCAGCGTCGTGCGGGTGCGCGGCGGGCTGCCGGCGGTCACCGACGGGCCGTTCCTGGAGTCGAAGGAGTTCCTGGCCGGCTACTACCTCGTGGAGTGCGCGGACAAGGCGCGCGCCCTCGAGCTCGCCGCGATGATCCCGGACGCCGCCGTCGAGGGCCTGGGCATCGAGGTGCGCGAAATCGTCTTCTTCGCCGACGCCGAGACGCAGTCCGACTTCACCGGTTCGTGA
- a CDS encoding RNA polymerase sigma factor, which yields MTASAPVAEVLRPLVPQVLGALVRRHGQFDACEDAVQEALLAASEQWPAEGVPDNPRGWLVAVATRRLTDHWRSESARRRREESVAVREPATVVAGPGEERPPDSDDTLKLLFLCCHPAVSPPSQVALTLRAVGGLTTAQIARAFLVPEATMTRRITRAKESIAAAGSTFSEPSPDDFGERLRVVLQVLYLIFNEGYAATSGENLVRAELAAEAIRLTRAVHALVPGEGEVAGLLALMLLTDARRAARTGPEGELVPLPEQDRGRWDAAMIAEGTELVRATLGRGPVGPYQVQAAIAALHDEAPSTEATDWPQIVELYGVLGELMPGPVVTVNLAVAVAQVAGPAAGLDVLDRIDGEPGVGQRVDAVRAHLLERAGRPGDAREYYLRAAKRAGSEPERHYLAGRAERAGRA from the coding sequence GTGACCGCGTCCGCCCCGGTCGCCGAGGTCCTGCGGCCGCTGGTCCCGCAGGTGCTCGGCGCGCTGGTCCGCAGGCACGGCCAGTTCGACGCCTGCGAGGACGCCGTCCAGGAGGCGCTGCTGGCGGCGAGCGAGCAGTGGCCGGCCGAGGGCGTCCCGGACAACCCGCGCGGCTGGCTGGTCGCGGTCGCGACGCGGCGGCTCACCGACCACTGGCGCAGCGAGAGCGCGCGGCGACGCCGGGAAGAGTCGGTCGCCGTGCGGGAGCCCGCGACCGTCGTGGCCGGCCCCGGCGAGGAGCGGCCGCCGGACTCCGACGACACGCTGAAGCTGCTGTTCCTGTGCTGCCACCCGGCGGTGTCGCCGCCCTCCCAGGTGGCGCTGACCCTGCGCGCGGTCGGCGGCCTGACCACGGCGCAGATCGCGCGCGCGTTCCTGGTGCCCGAGGCGACGATGACCCGCCGCATCACCCGCGCCAAGGAAAGCATCGCGGCCGCGGGGTCGACGTTCAGCGAACCCTCGCCGGACGACTTCGGCGAGCGGCTGCGCGTGGTCCTCCAGGTGCTGTACCTGATCTTCAACGAGGGCTACGCGGCGACGTCGGGGGAGAACCTCGTGCGCGCCGAGCTGGCCGCGGAGGCGATCCGGCTGACCCGCGCGGTGCACGCGCTGGTGCCGGGCGAGGGCGAGGTGGCGGGCCTGCTCGCGCTGATGCTGCTGACCGACGCGCGACGGGCGGCGCGCACCGGCCCGGAGGGCGAGCTGGTGCCGCTGCCCGAGCAGGACCGCGGCCGGTGGGACGCGGCGATGATCGCGGAGGGCACCGAGCTCGTCCGGGCGACGCTGGGCCGCGGCCCGGTCGGGCCGTACCAGGTGCAGGCGGCGATCGCCGCCCTGCACGACGAGGCCCCCAGCACGGAGGCGACCGACTGGCCGCAGATCGTCGAGCTCTACGGCGTGCTCGGCGAGCTCATGCCGGGGCCGGTCGTGACGGTGAACCTCGCCGTCGCCGTCGCCCAGGTGGCGGGTCCCGCGGCCGGCCTGGACGTGCTCGACCGGATCGACGGCGAGCCCGGTGTCGGGCAGCGGGTGGACGCCGTCCGCGCGCACCTCCTGGAACGCGCCGGCCGGCCCGGCGACGCGCGCGAGTACTACCTGCGTGCCGCGAAGCGGGCCGGCAGCGAACCGGAACGCCACTACCTGGCGGGCCGGGCGGAGCGGGCCGGGCGGGCCTGA
- a CDS encoding winged helix-turn-helix transcriptional regulator encodes MPTPHTRAYGQFCGIARALEIIGERWSLLIVRDLVLGAKRYDELQAGLPKIPPSILSARLNELEAAGVLRRRVRAELDAGLVYELTQYGTELDGILLDLGLWGARSLGNAGADDVLTLDAAILSLYTTFRAEHAQGVQISYELRYFGDMVVHALVEDGVVKVGEGRFPGADLVVDVTLGAALLDLMSGQLTAAAAVRSGKLAIDGDVADLELFANLFHVPAAPEPATGIVVH; translated from the coding sequence ATGCCCACTCCGCACACCCGCGCCTACGGCCAGTTCTGCGGCATCGCCCGTGCGCTCGAGATCATCGGCGAGCGCTGGTCGCTGCTGATCGTCCGGGACCTGGTGCTCGGTGCGAAGCGCTACGACGAGCTGCAGGCCGGCTTGCCGAAGATCCCGCCGTCCATCCTGTCCGCCCGGCTCAACGAGCTGGAGGCGGCCGGCGTGCTCCGCCGCCGCGTCCGCGCCGAGCTCGACGCGGGCCTGGTCTACGAGCTGACGCAGTACGGCACCGAGCTCGACGGGATCCTGCTCGACCTCGGTCTCTGGGGGGCCCGCTCGCTGGGGAACGCGGGCGCCGACGACGTGCTCACCCTCGACGCGGCGATCCTGTCGCTCTACACCACCTTCCGCGCCGAACACGCCCAGGGCGTCCAGATCAGCTACGAGCTCCGGTACTTCGGCGACATGGTCGTGCACGCCCTGGTCGAGGACGGCGTGGTCAAGGTCGGCGAAGGCCGCTTCCCCGGCGCCGACCTGGTGGTCGACGTCACGCTCGGCGCGGCGCTGCTGGACCTGATGAGCGGCCAGCTGACGGCGGCCGCGGCGGTCCGCTCGGGCAAGCTCGCCATCGACGGCGACGTGGCGGACCTCGAGCTGTTCGCGAACCTGTTCCACGTCCCGGCGGCCCCGGAGCCGGCGACCGGCATCGTCGTCCACTGA
- a CDS encoding AfsR/SARP family transcriptional regulator gives MYSEQQPDRGGVRFTVLGPLEVLRDGVDYAPSAPKVLSLLAVLVMRPGKMVHIDTLIRELWSDHPPRTVRTTLHTYVYHLRRCIVQNGLAADAEAMLVTKQSGYTFHIDPSQVDTHRFARLQQAGHEHQDAGDQAAAADAYRAALDVWSGTPFTNVQCGPVLSAYRTELLEQRRGVLHLRIEAEILSGRHRELIGELRSLTTGSPLDEALHGQLMRALGRSGRRSDAMAVYRMLRTRLAGELGVEPCDDLQLLHRELISEGGHR, from the coding sequence ATGTACTCCGAACAGCAGCCGGACCGCGGCGGGGTCCGCTTCACCGTGCTGGGGCCGTTGGAAGTCCTGCGTGACGGGGTCGACTACGCGCCTTCGGCACCGAAGGTTCTTTCACTGCTGGCCGTGCTCGTGATGCGCCCGGGCAAGATGGTACACATCGACACCCTGATCCGGGAGCTGTGGTCGGACCACCCGCCGCGGACGGTGCGGACCACGCTGCACACCTACGTCTACCACCTCCGCCGCTGCATCGTCCAGAACGGGCTCGCGGCCGACGCCGAGGCGATGCTGGTGACCAAGCAGTCCGGCTACACGTTCCACATCGATCCGTCCCAGGTGGACACCCACCGGTTCGCGCGGCTGCAGCAGGCCGGCCACGAGCACCAGGACGCCGGCGACCAGGCCGCGGCTGCCGACGCCTACCGCGCCGCGCTCGACGTCTGGTCGGGCACGCCCTTCACCAATGTCCAATGTGGACCGGTGCTGTCGGCGTACCGGACCGAGCTGCTGGAGCAGCGGCGCGGCGTCCTGCACCTGCGCATCGAGGCGGAGATCCTGAGCGGCAGGCACCGGGAGCTGATCGGCGAGCTGCGTTCGCTGACCACCGGCAGCCCGCTCGACGAAGCCCTGCACGGGCAGCTGATGCGCGCGCTCGGCCGCAGCGGACGGCGGTCCGACGCGATGGCCGTCTACCGCATGCTGCGCACCCGCCTGGCCGGGGAGCTGGGCGTCGAGCCGTGCGACGACCTCCAGCTGCTGCACCGCGAGCTGATCTCCGAAGGCGGCCACCGCTGA